Proteins co-encoded in one Gemmatimonas aurantiaca genomic window:
- a CDS encoding exosortase/archaeosortase family protein yields MTIPATSPQQTSSSALDELGRDLRRGLESVRALAPAELAAHVLTAVMFVLLFAKPMRLLADAWWNDPNSGHGLLLAPLSLWFAYKSGVVEGARPQRALGLAIIIAAVLFRYASDLAAELFVMRGSMVMALGGLVVWHAGFRQLLHWWLPFTLVSLSIPIPEVILNTVALPLQFTASKIGAALLEWRKIPVLMNGNVIRIPGQELFVAEACSGLRSLTALLSLGVLLGAMFLQKWPTRLLLVLIAIPIAIVINGVRVFLTGFLVLFVSPEMGEGFMHTSEGMLMFGAAFFFTAIVAWVLSKGEGLVLRSTAKAGVA; encoded by the coding sequence GTGACGATTCCCGCAACTTCGCCACAGCAGACGAGCAGTTCGGCGTTGGACGAGCTCGGTCGCGACCTCCGTCGCGGCCTCGAGTCCGTCCGGGCGCTGGCCCCTGCGGAGCTGGCAGCCCATGTGCTGACCGCCGTGATGTTCGTCCTGCTCTTTGCCAAGCCGATGCGGCTGCTGGCCGACGCCTGGTGGAACGACCCCAATTCAGGGCACGGACTGCTGCTGGCGCCTTTGTCCCTCTGGTTCGCGTACAAGAGTGGCGTCGTGGAAGGTGCCAGGCCACAACGCGCCCTTGGCCTGGCCATCATCATCGCCGCGGTATTGTTCCGCTATGCGTCTGACCTCGCCGCCGAGCTGTTCGTGATGCGGGGCAGCATGGTGATGGCGCTGGGCGGCCTGGTGGTGTGGCACGCCGGTTTCCGGCAACTGCTGCATTGGTGGCTGCCCTTCACCTTGGTGTCGCTGAGTATTCCGATTCCGGAAGTCATTCTGAACACGGTGGCGCTGCCGCTGCAGTTCACGGCCAGCAAGATCGGGGCGGCGCTGCTGGAGTGGCGCAAGATCCCGGTGCTGATGAACGGCAACGTGATCCGTATTCCCGGTCAGGAGCTGTTCGTAGCCGAAGCGTGCAGCGGACTGCGTTCGCTCACCGCGCTGCTGAGTCTTGGCGTGCTGCTGGGGGCGATGTTCCTGCAGAAGTGGCCGACGCGGTTGCTGCTGGTGCTCATCGCGATCCCCATCGCGATCGTGATCAACGGCGTGCGTGTGTTTCTGACCGGATTCCTGGTGCTGTTCGTGAGCCCCGAGATGGGTGAGGGCTTCATGCACACCAGCGAAGGGATGTTGATGTTCGGTGCGGCGTTTTT
- the metH gene encoding methionine synthase: MLASVVTPRPSVVSAASARAARIAMLQEALGRRVLIIDGAMGTMLQRHRLTEADYRGTGRFADWSHDLKGNNDLLVLTQPEIVADVHRQYLAAGADILETNTFNANAISMADYGMEALAYELNVAGAALARRVADEFEMQDPGRPRWVAGVLGPTNRTASISPEVENPGARNVTYDQLVNAYLEATRGLIDGGADLLLVETIFDSLNARAALFAIERYFEETGTRYPVMISGTITDASGRTLSGQTAEAFWYSMSNVRPLSIGLNCALGADQLRQYVQELARIADCHVSAHPNAGLPNAFGGYDETPEHMAEQIGEWARSGLVNIVGGCCGTTPEHIAAIAQAVQGVAPRAIPALEPRLHLSGLEPFTVGPTTNFVNVGERTNVTGSARFAKLILEGSYADALVVARQQVLSGAQVIDVNMDEGLLDAERAMTTFLNLVASEPDIARVPVMVDSSKWSVIEAGLKCLQGKGIVNSISLKEGEAEFLRQARLVRRYGAAVIVMAFDEDGQADTVAQRVSICTRAYRLLTEQVGFPPEDIIFDPNIFAIGTGIEEHANYAVDYFAATREIKRTLPHVKISGGVSNVSFSFRGNNPLREAIHAVFLYHGIRAGMDMGIVNAGQLVPYEDIPTDLRERVEDLVLNRRSDATERLMEVAEQVKGRAAKAVTDDAWRSLPVDERLSHALVHGIDAHVVADTEEARHLVAQPIEVIEGPLMRGMNIVGDLFGAGKLFLPQVVKSARVMKKAVAHLIPFIEAQKTANTKSAGRVLMATVKGDVHDIGKNIVGVVLQCNGYEVVDLGVMQSCATILDKAREIEADVVGLSGLITPSLEEMAFVASEMERQGFTIPLLIGGATTSKAHTALKIEPAYSGPVVHVLDASRAVGVTSSLLSPERRHAYVQALRQEYAGIREARAARGGADRLIPIETARTNRVAIDLSIPVPVPTFTGVRSIVPYPLEDLVPFIDWTPFFQTWELAGHYPAILDDEVVGETARSLYADARALLDRIVAERRLEARAVFGFWPAQAVGDDIRLYTDESASSVAATLHMLRQQLDKKGDGRPNYCLADFVAPSDSGVLDYMGAFAVTAGHGLESLVAEFHAVHDDYSAIMAKALADRLAEALAERLHQRVRTEFWGYANGEVLDNEGLIREQYQGIRPAPGYPACPDHREKGTLFALTGAEEHAGMVLTEGYSMIPGASVSGWYFWRPEGTYFGVGKVLPDQLADYEARAGRTEPDPRFTSILLAT, from the coding sequence CCTGACGCAACCGGAGATCGTGGCCGACGTGCACCGCCAGTACCTCGCGGCCGGTGCGGATATCCTCGAAACCAACACCTTCAATGCCAACGCCATCTCCATGGCCGACTACGGCATGGAGGCGCTGGCCTATGAACTCAACGTGGCCGGGGCGGCCCTGGCCCGCCGGGTGGCTGACGAGTTCGAGATGCAGGACCCCGGCCGGCCCCGCTGGGTGGCAGGGGTGCTCGGCCCCACCAACCGCACGGCCAGCATCTCCCCCGAAGTGGAGAATCCGGGCGCCCGCAATGTGACCTACGACCAGTTGGTCAATGCCTATCTCGAAGCCACCCGCGGGCTGATCGACGGCGGGGCCGACCTGCTGCTGGTCGAGACCATCTTCGATTCGCTGAATGCCAGGGCCGCTCTCTTCGCCATCGAACGGTATTTCGAGGAGACGGGCACCCGCTACCCGGTGATGATCTCGGGCACCATCACCGACGCCAGCGGCCGGACTCTGTCCGGGCAGACGGCGGAGGCGTTCTGGTACTCCATGTCCAATGTCCGGCCGCTGTCCATCGGTCTCAATTGTGCCCTGGGTGCCGATCAACTCCGGCAGTACGTGCAGGAGCTCGCGCGCATCGCCGATTGTCATGTGAGCGCACACCCCAATGCCGGCCTGCCCAACGCCTTCGGCGGCTACGATGAGACGCCGGAGCACATGGCCGAGCAGATCGGTGAATGGGCGCGCAGCGGTCTCGTGAACATCGTGGGGGGATGCTGCGGCACCACACCCGAACACATCGCGGCCATCGCGCAGGCCGTGCAGGGGGTGGCGCCACGGGCCATTCCCGCACTGGAGCCGCGCCTGCACCTGAGCGGCCTCGAACCCTTCACGGTGGGGCCCACCACGAATTTCGTGAATGTGGGTGAGCGCACCAACGTCACCGGTTCGGCGCGCTTCGCGAAGCTCATTCTCGAGGGCAGCTACGCGGACGCCCTGGTCGTGGCACGGCAGCAGGTATTGAGCGGCGCGCAGGTCATCGACGTGAACATGGACGAAGGGCTGCTCGACGCCGAACGCGCCATGACCACGTTCCTGAATCTCGTGGCCAGCGAGCCGGACATCGCGCGGGTGCCGGTGATGGTGGACTCCAGCAAGTGGAGCGTCATCGAAGCCGGCCTCAAGTGCCTGCAGGGCAAGGGCATCGTCAATTCCATCTCGCTCAAGGAAGGCGAAGCGGAATTCCTGCGTCAGGCGCGGCTGGTGCGTCGTTACGGCGCGGCCGTGATCGTGATGGCGTTCGACGAAGACGGACAGGCGGACACCGTGGCCCAGCGCGTGAGCATCTGCACGCGGGCGTACCGGCTGCTCACGGAACAGGTGGGCTTCCCGCCCGAAGACATCATCTTCGATCCCAATATCTTCGCCATCGGCACGGGCATCGAGGAACATGCCAATTACGCGGTGGACTATTTCGCGGCCACACGCGAGATCAAGCGTACGCTGCCACATGTGAAAATCAGCGGCGGCGTGAGCAACGTGAGCTTCTCATTCCGCGGCAACAATCCGCTGCGTGAAGCCATCCACGCGGTGTTCCTGTACCATGGCATCCGTGCCGGCATGGACATGGGCATCGTGAACGCCGGACAACTCGTACCCTACGAGGATATCCCCACCGATCTGCGCGAGCGGGTGGAAGACCTCGTGCTCAACCGGCGCTCCGATGCCACCGAGCGGCTGATGGAAGTGGCCGAACAGGTGAAGGGACGCGCCGCGAAGGCGGTGACCGATGACGCCTGGCGGTCATTGCCGGTGGACGAACGTCTGTCACATGCCCTCGTCCATGGCATCGACGCGCATGTGGTGGCAGACACCGAGGAGGCTCGCCACCTGGTGGCGCAGCCCATCGAGGTGATCGAGGGTCCGCTCATGCGCGGCATGAACATCGTGGGAGACCTCTTCGGCGCCGGCAAGCTGTTCCTGCCGCAGGTGGTGAAGAGCGCGCGCGTGATGAAGAAGGCCGTGGCGCACCTCATCCCATTCATCGAAGCACAGAAGACCGCCAACACCAAGTCGGCGGGGCGTGTGCTCATGGCCACGGTGAAAGGCGATGTGCACGACATCGGCAAGAACATCGTGGGTGTGGTGCTCCAGTGTAACGGCTACGAAGTCGTTGACCTCGGCGTGATGCAGAGCTGCGCCACCATTCTGGACAAGGCGCGGGAGATCGAAGCCGACGTGGTTGGCCTGTCGGGACTCATTACACCCAGTCTGGAAGAGATGGCCTTCGTGGCCAGCGAGATGGAGCGGCAGGGCTTCACCATCCCGTTGCTCATTGGCGGTGCCACGACCAGCAAGGCACACACGGCCCTCAAGATCGAACCGGCCTACAGCGGCCCGGTGGTGCACGTGCTCGATGCTTCGCGTGCAGTGGGCGTCACCAGCAGCCTGCTGAGCCCCGAACGGCGCCATGCCTATGTGCAGGCGCTCCGGCAGGAGTATGCCGGGATCCGCGAGGCGCGGGCGGCGCGTGGCGGGGCGGACCGTCTCATTCCCATCGAAACGGCGCGGACCAATCGGGTGGCCATCGACCTGTCGATACCTGTGCCGGTGCCGACGTTCACGGGGGTGCGCAGCATCGTGCCGTATCCGCTGGAAGACCTGGTTCCCTTCATCGACTGGACCCCGTTCTTCCAGACCTGGGAGCTGGCCGGCCATTACCCGGCCATTCTCGACGACGAGGTGGTTGGAGAGACGGCCAGGTCACTGTATGCCGACGCCCGCGCACTGCTGGACCGGATCGTGGCCGAGCGGCGTCTCGAGGCGCGGGCGGTGTTCGGATTCTGGCCGGCGCAGGCGGTGGGGGATGATATCCGACTGTACACTGATGAGTCCGCCTCGTCTGTGGCAGCCACGCTGCATATGCTGCGGCAGCAGCTCGACAAGAAAGGTGACGGCCGTCCCAATTATTGCCTCGCCGATTTTGTCGCGCCCAGTGACAGTGGCGTACTCGACTATATGGGCGCTTTTGCGGTGACGGCCGGTCATGGGCTCGAGTCGCTGGTAGCAGAATTTCACGCCGTCCATGACGACTACAGCGCCATCATGGCCAAGGCGCTGGCTGATCGGCTGGCGGAGGCGCTGGCGGAGCGGCTGCACCAGCGGGTGCGCACGGAGTTCTGGGGGTACGCCAACGGGGAGGTGCTGGACAACGAAGGGCTGATCCGGGAGCAGTATCAGGGCATCCGGCCGGCGCCCGGGTACCCCGCCTGCCCCGACCACCGCGAGAAGGGCACTCTCTTTGCACTGACCGGCGCGGAAGAGCACGCCGGGATGGTCCTGACCGAGGGGTATTCCATGATTCCCGGCGCCAGCGTGAGTGGCTGGTACTTCTGGCGGCCGGAAGGCACGTACTTCGGCGTGGGCAAGGTGCTGCCGGATCAGCTGGCGGACTACGAGGCGCGCGCGGGGCGGACGGAACCGGATCCGCGGTTCACCAGCATTCTGCTGGCGACCTGA